Proteins found in one Crassostrea angulata isolate pt1a10 chromosome 3, ASM2561291v2, whole genome shotgun sequence genomic segment:
- the LOC128178365 gene encoding medium-wave-sensitive opsin 1-like, which yields MERDYKGNKNYSNQYNYGNHSGYNDYYGQLELKADWEIPIRGPLTFIIAIMTIITNALLISVFIFRSHRSPTTIVLTSLAISDTIICLTRLPESIYFNMAGNYKNLYMTYDWCVTNHVLYVIYSIFRMTSNWFTALLGWQRLLAVCTPFYYSRICNAKTTIIKVAVIVIIAVIVYQYEAFGIKRSMMVYYIFSGFLTRLLPVIILFITTVALALLLHQRSIRFKTSDSYKKEQLRRINMLVIVILVVFLVAEIQDGITFLIYAHELATDQIRGVLSEEADILWHTISSAFSLLSYACNFWIFFLMSTQFRASLLDMLQCRIKRVRGMLNLESTDGKTNSSFTNVTIRNDRSTTTI from the coding sequence attattctaaCCAGTACAATTATGGAAACCATTCCGGGTACAATGACTATTATGGGCAGTTAGAGTTGAAAGCCGACTGGGAGATTCCAATTCGTGGACCTCTCACATTCATCATCGCAATCATGACCATCATCACCAACGCGCTGCTTATTTCGGTTTTCATCTTCAGGAGCCACCGCTCCCCCACCACCATTGTTCTCACTTCGTTGGCCATTTCTGACACCATAATCTGCCTAACACGACTGCCGGagtcaatttattttaacatgGCGGGAAACTACAAAAATCTGTACATGACCTACGATTGGTGTGTTACAAACCATGTACTCTATGTCATATACAGCATATTTCGCATGACCTCCAACTGGTTTACGGCCTTGTTGGGATGGCAGCGTCTACTTGCCGTCTGCACGCCATTTTATTATTCGAGGATATGCAACGCCAAGACAACAATAATAAAAGTAGCAGTCATTGTGATAATTGCGGTGATTGTGTATCAATATGAAGCATTCGGCATTAAGAGATCAATGATGGTGTATTACATTTTCTCTGGGTTTCTGACTCGCCTTCTTCCTGTTATCATACTCTTCATAACCACTGTAGCACTTGCGCTGCTGCTACACCAGCGAAGCATCAGATTCAAAACCTCGGATTCTTATAAAAAGGAGCAACTCCGAAGGATAAACATGCTGGTTATTGTCATTCTCGTAGTTTTCCTTGTCGCAGAAATCCAAGACGGCATCACCTTTCTGATTTACGCCCACGAGTTGGCGACGGATCAAATACGAGGCGTATTGTCTGAGGAAGCCGACATTCTGTGGCACACCATATCTTCGGCTTTCTCGTTACTTAGTTACGCCTGTAATTTCTGGATCTTCTTTCTGATGAGCACACAGTTCCGGGCGTCTCTGTTAGACATGCTGCAGTGCCGAATCAAGAGGGTGAGAGGCATGCTGAACCTGGAGAGTACTGACGGGAAGACGAACAGCTCGTTCACCAACGTAACCATCAGGAACGACCGAAGCACGACCACCATATGA